A part of Leishmania panamensis strain MHOM/PA/94/PSC-1 chromosome 34 sequence genomic DNA contains:
- a CDS encoding hypothetical protein (TriTrypDB/GeneDB-style sysID: LpmP.34.1310.B~disrupted due to non-sequenced internal amino acid repeat), whose amino-acid sequence VPTAAQLAERAGAVVRARAEEAAGLCSIAESLGVPPDAYAGECSGERVPTAAQLAERAGAVVRARAEEAAGLCSIAESLGVPPDAYAGECSGEMTSTCSNVLGGIDSLVKHCKSADELASRSASELQAAVRVLVKLWEAVEEAGVVTADLRDGWWAVGGLSRWEVGAELICGLSAAVEVSRVEVGDASERIKLFEEQLVDVERDQNESREAITAAVEKLRGGLEEVNAEDNGEMSPPSSCGSTVCGPLFASLRQLTSEVSDVASVLRRVKQVLEEHNAEEKCMPELEEMSFPASQGDGSDGLMAGKVVIYEDVVAGVRAKVDALRKERAKRLETDSVLKNFLSAVADQGSFTSEEPVSRPPSLTLRRCMKPKAKPQPADLDSSVTEEFTLLRTPLHLPASNDSTAMPLGRSCSIPVPLASWATGDMLEKVCHHMNEAENAVRIMRVAVAAAYEALGGENDVVHASDDEAARLLVELARNTAVSIESVRSLLDPLERRDAPTGQRESLAQLMDRIKGKLGSSSGCSMPTVLQVVEEGMQFMHNEANSSRPSPRSSVNRRLPRKQKPVAPEVVGSESFSLTHQVTYSRDNSLSSLASTLRVLPLPPPGLPTSAEDIEKKIGCRLKELDALRRGCSIALRTLDSSLKVSDMDCDTMVMHLVGRCNDVQTAMQITDTVFEDDNMISELSSAKTLYSASNRSASEHPLLMRCSTLVSAVKSLSNVCESMRHTQANMAKQQRFLIHNEAQNTSEMRRALLELEEKLRDANAELMESHKVREATEKKAAEVSCALEMAQNQLSNLQNVRNDMEESLTQLKQQHDEDADELDRAEEKLNTLSNSVSRLQESLEVASDVVREEVLGACQRLHLAVIGREMPEPEIPAEGRSQELLLPALHVITKALQSAMEETTRFATRDKGIATAFAEERVRAAQQAAALRGELASIAEVKEVAEARAKATAKHLKQTEDAFEDEVAKLKRALRNSEAMLEDEEANHQRRLRQAQAAAEDQLAAVQRRLDSVMCVQAEEARLRVASEEKVQKLRDALAEAESELARQQRHAAEDVMTQRKEDMRRIESLEADLAAARLHSNELAQALGRATHDGADAARALEASTQEMAQLAAELADTRAQLRTGNEELASICATIASTGLASSMTSSASLPAPPARATELLEGLLGHIAVLQRALETQEMVQQRRRTRGTQSEDFVAETLAAFTAIWAAAVKAGRAPARLNEEWLTPMDKADVVSNVLTRDDSPRLDDLAATRQRLLGLLCRSPLHYQGGSAALGPLENATTAALLQTYHEAMEGCYGAQQAALERELRDAHSKIQTLLARLQEQEEQHTIEATEVEIRVGHMRAMVQSKLMADEIAEQRMRETEASVHRHFVLES is encoded by the coding sequence AGTGCCGACGGccgcgcagctggcggagcgtgctggcgctgttgtgcgcgcccgtgctgaggaggcggcagggCTGTGCAGCATCGCCGAGAGCCTTGGCGTGCCGCCGGACGCGTACGCTGGCGAGTGTAGCGGCGAGCGGGTGCCGACGGccgcgcagctggcggagcgtgctggcgctgttgtgcgcgcccgtgctgaggaggcggcagggCTGTGCAGCATCGCCGAGAGCCTTGGCGTGCCGCCGGACGCGTACGCTGGCGAGTGTAGCGGCGAGATGACTTCTACATGTTCGAATGTGCTTGGAGGTATTGACAGTCTGGTGAAGCACTGTAAGAGTGCTGATGAATTGGCGTCGAGAAGTGCCAGTGAATTGCAGGCTGCTGTTCGCGTTTTGGTGAAGTTGTGGGAagctgtggaggaggcaggaGTCGTGACGGCGGACCTGAGAGATGGTTGGTGGGCTGTTGGTGGCCTCAGCCGTTGGGAAGTTGGTGCCGAACTCATCTGTGGGCTTTCTGCGGCGGTGGAAGTGTCGCGGGTGGAGGTTGGGGATGCCTCGGAGCGCATTAAGCTCttcgaggagcagctggtggaCGTGGAACGTGACCAGAACGAGTCTCGTGAGGCGATCACAGCTGCGGTAGAGAAACTGCGTGGTGGACTAGAGGAGGTGAATGCTGAGGATAACGGTGAGATGTCCCCGCCTTCTTCGTGTGGATCGACGGTGTGCGGGCCTCTGTTTGCCAGTCTGCGACAACTCACAAGCGAGGTATCGGATGTCGCCTCTGTGCTGCGGCGAGTAAAGCAGGTGTTGGAAGAGCATAATGCTGAAGAGAAATGCATgccggagctggaggagatgagCTTTCCTGCTTCACAGGGGGACGGTAGTGACGGGCTCATGGCGGGCAAGGTAGTCATCTACGAGGATGTGGTTGCTGGCGTACGTGCGAAGGTAGACGCCTTGAGGAAGGAGCGGGCAAAGCGACTTGAGACAGATAGCGTTCTGAAGAACTTCTTGAGTGCTGTTGCCGATCAAGGCTCGTTTACCTCCGAGGAACCGGTGTCCCGTCCACCGTCGCTGACATTGCGCCGATGCATGAAGCCTAAGGCGAAGCCGCAGCCAGCGGATTTAGATTCCAGCGTCACGGAGGAGTTTACCTTGCTACGCACACCATTGCATTTGCCTGCTAGCAATGACAGCACCGCCATGCCACTTGGGCGCAGTTGCAGTATCCCAGTACCACTGGCCTCCTGGGCTACCGGTGACATGCTGGAGAAAGTGTGTCACCATATGAACGAGGCCGAGAACGCAGTCAGGATAATGCGggttgccgttgctgcggcgTACGAAGCACTGGGCGGCGAGAATGACGTGGTACACGCGTCAGACGACGAGGCAGCCCGGCTTCTGGTGGAGCTGGCGCGGAATACCGCTGTCAGCATCGAGTCTGTTAGGAGCCTTCTGGACCCACTGGAGAGGCGTGACGCTCCGACTGGTCAACGTGAGTCGCTTGCGCAACTGATGGATCGCATCAAGGGAAAACTTGGCAGCAGCTCTGGGTGCTCCATGCCCACCGTAttgcaggtggtggaggaaggTATGCAGTTTATGCACAACGAAGCCAACTCCTCGCGTCCATCACCGAGGTCGTCGGTGAATCGGCGCCTGCCGCGCAAACAGAAACCTGTGGCGCCGGAAGTGGTGGGCTCAGAGAGCTTTTCTCTCACCCATCAGGTGACGTACAGCCGCGACAACTCCTTGTCGTCACTGGCATCGACGCTGCGggtgctgcctctgccgcctcctggCTTACCAACTTCGGCCGAGGATATCGAGAAGAAGATTGGGTGCCGTTTGAAAGAGCTGGATGCGCTACGACGTGGCTGTAGCATTGCCCTCAGAACTCTAGACTCCTCGCTGAAAGTCTCTGATATGGACTGCGACACCATGGTCATGCATCTGGTGGGACGCTGTAACGACGTGCAAACAGCGATGCAGATCACGGATACTGTCTTTGAGGACGACAACATGATATCAGAGCTGAGTTCTGCGAAGACGTTGTACAGCGCCAGCAACCGTTCCGCAAGCGAGCACCCGCTGTTGATGCGCTGTAGCACTCTTGTTAGTGCCGTCAAGTCCCTCAGCAACGTGTGCGAGTCGAtgcggcacacgcaggccAACatggcgaagcagcagcgtttTCTCATCCACAATGAAGCTCAAAACACAAGTGAGATGCGACGGGCGCTGTTGGAGTTagaggagaagctgcgcgacgccaaTGCAGAGCTGATGGAGTCGCACAAAGTGAGAGAGGCAACGGAGAAGAAGGCAGCCGAGGTGTCGTGTGCTTTGGAGATGGCGCAGAATCAGCTCTCTAACCTGCAGAACGTCCGAAACGACATGGAGGAGTCACTGACGCAGCTCAAGCAACAGCATGACGAAGATGCTGATGAGCTAGATCGAGCCGAGGAGAAACTGAACACCTTGTCCAACTCTGTTTCTAGGCTGCAAGAGTCTCTGGAGGTGGCTAGTGATGTTGTGCGTGAGGAGGTGTTGGGGGCGTGCCAGCGGCTTCACTTAGCTGTGATAGGAAGGGAGATGCCAGAGCCTGAGATACCTGCCGAAGGCAGGTCGCAAGAGTTACTTCTTCCGGCTCTTCATGTCATCACCAAGGCACTGCAGAGCGCCATGGAGGAGACCACCCGGTTTGCCACCAGGGACAAGGGAATTGCGACTGCGTTTGCTgaggagcgtgtgcgtgctgcacaGCAGGCCGCGGCGCTGAGGGGTGAGCTTGCCTCCATTGCAGAAGTGAAggaggtggcagaggcgaGAGCCAAGGCCACCGCGAAGCACCTGAAGCAGACCGAGGACGCTTTTGAGGACGAAGTTGCGAAGCTGAAGCGGGCTCTTCGCAACAGCGAGGCTATgctggaggacgaggaggcgaatCACCAGCGTCGGTTGCGCCAGGCCCAGGCCGCTGCAGAAGATCAGCTGGCAGCGGTACAGCGGCGCTTAGACTCTGTCATGTGTGTGCAGGCTGAGgaggcgcggctgcgagTGGCATCTGAGGAGAAGGTACAGAAGTTGCGCGACGCTCTCGCAGAGGCGGAGTCGGAGCTGGcccgacagcagcgccacgcagcTGAGGATGTCATGACGCAACGTAAAGAGGACATGCGGCGCATAGAATCGCTAGAAGCAGAccttgctgcagctcgcctGCACAGCAACGAGTTGGCGCAGGCTCTTGGTCGCGCGACGCACGACGGTGCTGATGCTGCACGGGCTCTCGAGGCATCAACACAGGAGATGGCCCAGTTAGCCGCAGAGCTGGCGgacacgcgcgcgcagctgcgcacaggGAATGAGGAGTTGGCAAGTATCTGTGCGACCATAGCCTCAACTGGATTAGCGTCGTCAATGACGTCGTCTGCATCCttgccagcgccaccagcgaggGCAACAGAGCTCCTGGAAGGACTCCTAGGTCATattgcggtgctgcagcgtgcgctAGAAACCCAAGAAATGGTGCAGCAACGGCGTCGCACCAGGGGTACACAGAGCGAGGATTTTGTGGCCGAAACACTGGCGGCGTTCACAGCCATCTGGGCCGCCGCGGTAAAAGCCGGACGCGCGCCAGCTCGGCTCAACGAAGAGTGGCTGACGCCGATGGATAAGGCGGATGTTGTGTCGAACGTTCTGACGCGCGATGACTCCCCGCGGTTAGATGATCTTGCGGCTACCAGACAGCGCCTGTTGGGTTTGTTGTGTCGCTCGCCGTTGCACTACCAAGGGGGATCAGCAGCGCTAGGGCCTCTCGAGAATGCCACTACGGCAGCCTTGCTTCAGACCTACCATGAAGCAATGGAAGGGTGCTACGGGGCTCAACAGGCTGCGCTTGAGCGAGAGCTTCGAGATGCGCATAGCAAAATTCAGACTCTTTTGGCGCGGCTACAGgagcaagaggagcagcacacgATTGAGGCGACGGAGGTGGAGATACGCGTTGGGCACATGCGCGCGATGGTGCAAAGCAAGCTCATGGCAGATGAGATTGCCGAGCAACGCATGCGAGAGACGGAGGCTTCCGTGCACAGGCACTTCGTACTCGAGTCGTAG
- a CDS encoding hypothetical protein (TriTrypDB/GeneDB-style sysID: LpmP.34.1320), translated as MAVSNTTSIASPGLVMTEAELRKAVQPAPLHKVRNFSGATIAADCSTAIAVALTASIPISIIDYSIMARVAGVAPSSMQELAKGVTTVLFRPHKFFFPCAENKCSLVYRVCATTYGFTYIGSNLAKSYCESHGMEKDANLAAGIASGVMNTIFTIWKDSIILRALPPVNPSDLSSAKKSVPFLTRALFCGRDTLTCVAAFTFVPIVASWISGYAYYQKRLPQAPNAILPENEGKVNLPISCVDTAQMLTPALLQFVTTLMHITAIRYRQTHPHFSLKDLSDSLRSTYLSSTVLRMCRIMPAFGIGGIMNRELRSSLLDKADPHE; from the coding sequence ATGGCAGTGTCGAACACAACATCGATAGCGTCGCCGGGGCTCGTGATGACGGAGGCAGAGCTGCGaaaggcggtgcagccggCCCCTCTCCATAAGGTAAGGAACTTCTCTGGTGCGACCATCGCAGCCGACTGCTCTACGGCGATCGCCGTCGCCCTCACAGCCTCCATTCCGATCTCTATCATCGACTACAGCATTATGGCGCGAGTGGCTGGTGTTGCCCCGAGTAGCATGCAGGAGCTCGCTAAGGGTGTTACAACGGTGCTATTCCGCCCTCACAAGTTTTTTTTCCCATGCGCAGAAAATAAATGCAGCCTGGTGTATCGCGTTTGTGCAACCACGTACGGCTTTACGTACATTGGCTCTAATCTGGCAAAGAGCTACTGCGAGTCGCACGGGATGGAGAAGGATGCCAATCTGGCCGCAGGTATTGCGAGTGGTGTGATGAACACCATCTTCACCATCTGGAAGGACAGCATCATCCTGCGCGCTCTGCCGCCGGTAAATCCGAGTGATTTGTCCAGCGCGAAGAAGTCAGTGCCGTTTTTGACCCGCGCCCTTTTCTGCGGGCGTGACACTCTGACGTGCGTGGCCGCTTTCACGTTCGTGCCCATTGTCGCGTCGTGGATCTCGGGCTATGCGTACTACCAGAAGCGTCTTCCGCAGGCCCCCAATGCAATTCTTCCCGAGAACGAGGGCAAGGTGAACCTGCCAATCTCATGCGTCGACACAGCGCAGATGTTGACCCCGGCGCTTCTGCAGTTCGTGACGACGCTCATGCACATTACTGCTATTCGGTACCGACAGACGCATCCGCACTTTTCGCTGAAGGACCTCTCCGACAGCTTGCGGAGCACGTACCTCTCTtcgacggtgctgcgcatgtgTCGCATTATGCCAGCCTTCGGCATCGGTGGCATCATGAATCGAGAACTGCGCTCCTCGTTGCTGGACAAAGCAGACCCTCATGAGTAG
- a CDS encoding choline/ethanolamine kinase, putative (TriTrypDB/GeneDB-style sysID: LpmP.34.1330), with protein MMSVDDPENVFRTVNMRDLITRAAREPPRSALYEYVKSLKNDNTQSTPLSLASDDSWDSTYNSVAEGLLEIGDATGDAETRNLIYKLCHSLHKKAVQKIEESRQHCHGSVEVNARHEKNMSHVEDWMPLLHLFDPQRFYAVRGTPLTAATTAERPLSLNVAENPREASQLLLDELDVEKLSGGNSNHVYRLAHPDFPGKTVLLRVYGSNDSEAIDRFRDVMAMREMSRARLSPAVLHSFKWGRVEEFMDDVATCSTDMLLRSPTLLAEVWLLVREMHSLPYASFLPQNVNNEKIRHLLHPALADSQYATPAEYCDALSARLKKVVLANKSNYYLDNTSQKLMEDVCPSSFERTCFRFLRLISNLILESYRTSFVSFISAEVMLLRELLMKRAVPLVFSHNDLNPGNILLAWRKVPKEMRRQAVNDEDEDDEVTPVTSDQSTAFSRKFLSKKGRHRNLVDMKGIIFIDFEYTDVNYRCFDLGNTICELDYDYTRGTAEGEPGFIKYHYTFPPEEYKEQWKGLPMTYPRCPELIYTTWQKNEQHRQEHGGEAPPSTEMHLGHICLKGLQAYFAAAAPASAARDAATPITRDELTEVLIGTMCSHLSWSLWSFVMCANPNVGTNNANDDPFAKGSSGLDYIYYGNCRLQEYVVLKQWMQERQLI; from the coding sequence ATGATGAGTGTGGACGATCCGGAGAATGTGTTCCGCACTGTTAACATGCGTGACCTGATCACGCGCGCAGCGCGCGAGCCGCCGCGCTCTGCCCTGTACGAGTACGTCAAGTCTCTTAAGAACGATAACACTCAGAGCACCCCTCTGTCCCTGGCGTCCGATGACTCCTGGGACTCCACCTACAACAGCGTGGCGGAAGGCTTGTTGGAGATTGGCGACGCTACTGGGGACGCCGAGACGCGGAACTTGATCTACAAGCTGTGCCACTCGCTCCACAAGAAGGCGGTACAGAAGATCGAGGAGTCCCGGCAGCATTGCCACGGGTCGGTGGAGGTGAACGCAAGGCATGAAAAGAACATGTCACATGTCGAGGATTGGATGCCGTTGCTGCATCTCTTCGACCCGCAGAGGTTCTACGCGGTGCGAGGCACCCCCCTGAcggctgccaccactgctgagCGTCCGCTCAGCCTCAACGTGGCGGAAAACCCGAGGGAGGCTTCGCAGTTGCTCTTGGACGAGCTGGACGTTGAGAAGCTGTCCGGTGGCAACAGCAATCATGTGTACCGCCTAGCGCACCCAGACTTCCCCGGCAAGACAGTACTGTTACGCGTGTATGGTAGCAATGACAGTGAAGCGATTGATCGATTCCGCGACGTGATGGCAATGCGCGAGATGAGCCGGGCGAGGCTGAGTCCGGCCGTCCTGCACTCCTTCAAGTGGGGTCGTGTCGAGGAGTTCATGGACGATGTTGCGACGTGCTCGACGGATATGTTGCTTCGCAGCCCAACCCTGCTAGCGGAGGTGTGGCTGCTAGTACGCGAGATGCACAGCCTGCCGTACGCCTCCTTTCTTCCGCAGAACGTCAACAACGAGAAGATCCGTCACTTGCTGCACCCGGCGCTCGCGGACTCCCAATACGCCACCCCTGCGGAGTACTGCGACGCCTTGTCAGCGCGCCTGAAgaaggtggtgctggcgAACAAGAGCAACTACTACCTTGACAACACAAGCCAGAAGCTGATGGAGGACGTGTGCCCGTCCTCCTTCGAGCGCACGTGCTTCCGCTTCCTGCGACTCATCAGCAACCTCATTCTAGAGTCCTACCGCACCTCCTTCGTGTCCTTCATTAGCGCCGAGGTAATgttgctgcgcgagctgctcaTGAAGCGGGCGGTGCCGCTCGTCTTCTCGCACAACGACTTGAACCCGGGCAACATCCTCCTGGCGTGGCGCAAGGTGCCAAAGGAGATGCGCCGACAAGCTGTcaacgacgaggatgaggatGACGAGGTGACACCGGTGACCTCTGACCAGTCCACGGCCTTCAGTCGCAAATTTCTCTCCAAGAAGGGTCGCCACCGGAACCTGGTCGACATGAAGGGCATCATCTTCATTGACTTCGAGTACACAGACGTGAACTACCGATGCTTCGATCTTGGAAACACGATCTGCGAGCTGGACTACGACTACACCCGCGGCACCGCCGAAGGCGAGCCTGGGTTCATCAAGTACCATTACACCTTTCCCCCGGAGGAGTACAAAGAGCAGTGGAAGGGGCTTCCAATGACGTACCCGCGTTGCCCAGAGCTCATCTACACCACATGGCAGAAAAACGAGCAGCATCGCCAAGAACACGGGGGcgaggcaccgccgtcgaCAGAGATGCACCTCGGGCACATCTGCTTGAAAGGACTCCAGGCGTACtttgcggctgcggcaccggcgaGTGCTGCTCGCGATGCCGCCACTCCGATCACCCGTGACGAGCTCACGGAAGTGTTAATTGGCACCATGTGCTCACACCTGAGCTGGTCACTCTGGTCCTTTGTGATGTGCGCCAACCCCAACGTAGGCACGAACAACGCAAACGACGACCCCTTCGCCAAGGGGAGTAGTGGGCTCGACTACATTTACTACGGTAACTGCCGCTTGCAGGAGTACGTGGTGCTGAAGCAATGGATGCAAGAGAGGCAGCTTATCTGA